One segment of Pseudophryne corroboree isolate aPseCor3 unplaced genomic scaffold, aPseCor3.hap2 scaffold_1447, whole genome shotgun sequence DNA contains the following:
- the LOC134997590 gene encoding oocyte zinc finger protein XlCOF6-like isoform X2, with the protein MCNLCCICLFIGTPAVFIAIHIFCILSESLRMDSGKSHKTKRIINITLEIIYLLTGEDYTVVKTSSECKTPSSCPLVSGVLSRTQSPITVPPLHSLINERHNDQKILELTNKIIQLLTGEEGEYIEEQRGLYKDVMMENHWPLTSLDGPSNRDTPERCSRPLYSQDCTEENHRIPQEDKVEGLSDIKAEDIEGEEETYVTDIKAEDIEEEEETYVTDIKAEDTEGEEETYVTDIKAEDIEGEEETYVTDIKTEDIEGEEETYVTDIKAEDTEGEEEMYVTDIKAEDLEGEEETYVRGDQQCKEEEIPTDISTDGHTSRNISEGHLMLSPYWEINDNDNRQDSPGDNPITPIIHPALSAGPSDSGECSPDHSDIGASVTALTVDIEFPCSLDAKCFTQNTKRITHQTAKAGESPLICSECGKCFTYKSNLVKHQRYHTGEKLFPCSECGKRFTLKSSLVIHQRSHTGEKPFSCSQCRKCFTQQSNLITHQRSHIGEKPFPCSECGKCFTYKSHLVKHQRYHTGEKLFPCSECGKRFTLKSSLVIHQRSHTGEKPFSCPECGKCFTVKSHLDTHQRSHTGEKPFSCSECGKCFAHKSHLVTHQRSHTGEKPFSCSHCRKCFTQQSNLITHQRSHIGEKPFPCSECGKCFTYKSHLVKHQRYHTGEKLFPCSECGKRFTLKSSLVIHQRSHTGEKPFPCPECGKCFTVKSHLDTHQRSHTGEKPFSCSECGKCFAHKSHLVTHQRSHTGEKPFSCSQCWKCYTQQSNLITHQRSHIGEKPFPCSECGKCFKRKSHLVTHQRKSHK; encoded by the exons atgtgtaatctgtgTTGTATATGTTTATTCATAGGCACACCAGCTGTCTTTATTGCAATTCACATTTTCTGTATTCTCTCTGAATCACTGAGGATGGACTCAGGCAAGAGTCACAAGACtaagaggataataaatatcaccctggagatcatctacctgctgactggggag gattacacagtagtgaagacatCCAGTGAGTGTAAGACACCCAGCAGCTGTCCCCTTGTGTCAGGAGTACTGAGCAGGACTCAGAGCCCCATCACAGTGCCTCCTCTTCACTCACTGATAAatgagagacacaatgatcagaagatcctggaactcaccaacaagatcattcagctattgactggagag gagggggagtatatagaggaacaaaggggtctgtacaaggacgtgatgatggagaatcactggcccctcacatcactgg atgggcccagtaacagagataccccagagagatgttcccgtcctctgtattcccaggattgtacagaggagaatcacaggatcccacaggaggataagGTAG AAGGTCTGtcagatataaaggcagaagatatagagggagaagaagagacgtatgtgactgatataaaggcagaagatatagaggaagaagaagagacgtatgtgactgatataaaggcagaagatacagagggagaagaagagacgtatgtgactgatataaaggcagaagatatagagggagaagaagagacgtatgtgactgatataaagacagaagatatagagggagaagaagagacgtatgtgactgatataaaggcagaagatacagagggagaagaagagatgtatgtgactgatataaaggcagaagatctagagggagaagaagagacgtatgtgaggggtgatcagcagtgtaaggaggaggaaatccctacagatatcagcacag atggacacactagcaggaatatctcagaaggacatctaatgttatccccgtatTGGGAAATAAATGATAATGAcaatagacaggattctccaggagataaccccattaccccaattatacatccagctctatcagctggtccctctgattctggggaatgttctcctgatcactctgatattggtgcatctgttacagctctgacagtagatatagagtttccctgttctcttgatgccaaatgttttacacagaacacaaagcgtattacccatcagacagctaaggcaggtgagagcccactgatatgttctgagtgtgggaaatgttttacatacaaatcaaatcttgttaaacatcagagatatcacacaggtgagaaactatttccatgttctgagtgtggaaaacgttttacactgaaatcaagtcttgttatacatcagagaagtcacacaggtgagaaaccattttcatgttctcaGTGTCGGAAATGTTTTACGCAGCAATCAAATctgattacacatcagagaagtcacataggtgagaagccatttccatgttctgagtgtgggaaatgttttacatacaaatcacatcttgttaaacatcagagatatcacacaggtgagaaactatttccatgttctgagtgtggaaaacgttttacactgaaatcaagtctcgttatacatcagagaagtcacacaggtgagaaaccattttcatgtcctgaatgtgggaaatgttttacagtgaaATCACATCTtgatacacatcagagaagtcacacaggtgagaaaccattttcctgttctgaatgtgggaaatgttttgcacataaatcacatcttgttacacatcagagaagtcacacaggtgagaaaccattttcatgttctcattgtcggaaatgttttacacagcaatcaaatctgattacacatcagagaagtcacataggtgagaagccatttccatgttctgagtgtgggaaatgttttacatacaaatcacatcttgttaaacatcagagatatcacacaggtgagaaactatttccatgttctgagtgtggaaaacgtTTTACACTAAAATcaagtcttgttatacatcagagaagtcacacaggtgagaaaccatttccatgtcctgaatgtgggaaatgttttacagtgaaATCACATCTtgatacacatcagagaagtcacacaggtgagaaaccattttcctgttctgaatgtgggaaatgttttgcacataaatcacatcttgttacacatcagagaagtcacacaggtgagaaaccattttcatgttctcaGTGTTGGAAATGTTATACACAGCAATCAAATctgattacacatcagagaagtcacataggtgagaaaccatttccatgttctgagtgtggaaaatgttttaaacggaaatcacatcttgttacacatcagagaaagtcacacaagtga
- the LOC134997590 gene encoding oocyte zinc finger protein XlCOF6-like isoform X1: protein MCNLCCICLFIGTPAVFIAIHIFCILSESLRMDSGKSHKTKRIINITLEIIYLLTGEDYTVVKTSSECKTPSSCPLVSGVLSRTQSPITVPPLHSLINERHNDQKILELTNKIIQLLTGEEGEYIEEQRGLYKDVMMENHWPLTSLDGPSNRDTPERCSRPLYSQDCTEENHRIPQEDKVEGLSDIKAEDIEGEEETYVTDIKAEDIEEEEETYVTDIKAEDTEGEEETYVTDIKAEDIEGEEETYVTDIKTEDIEGEEETYVTDIKAEDTEGEEEMYVTDIKAEDLEGEEETYVRGDQQCKEEEIPTDISTADGHTSRNISEGHLMLSPYWEINDNDNRQDSPGDNPITPIIHPALSAGPSDSGECSPDHSDIGASVTALTVDIEFPCSLDAKCFTQNTKRITHQTAKAGESPLICSECGKCFTYKSNLVKHQRYHTGEKLFPCSECGKRFTLKSSLVIHQRSHTGEKPFSCSQCRKCFTQQSNLITHQRSHIGEKPFPCSECGKCFTYKSHLVKHQRYHTGEKLFPCSECGKRFTLKSSLVIHQRSHTGEKPFSCPECGKCFTVKSHLDTHQRSHTGEKPFSCSECGKCFAHKSHLVTHQRSHTGEKPFSCSHCRKCFTQQSNLITHQRSHIGEKPFPCSECGKCFTYKSHLVKHQRYHTGEKLFPCSECGKRFTLKSSLVIHQRSHTGEKPFPCPECGKCFTVKSHLDTHQRSHTGEKPFSCSECGKCFAHKSHLVTHQRSHTGEKPFSCSQCWKCYTQQSNLITHQRSHIGEKPFPCSECGKCFKRKSHLVTHQRKSHK, encoded by the exons atgtgtaatctgtgTTGTATATGTTTATTCATAGGCACACCAGCTGTCTTTATTGCAATTCACATTTTCTGTATTCTCTCTGAATCACTGAGGATGGACTCAGGCAAGAGTCACAAGACtaagaggataataaatatcaccctggagatcatctacctgctgactggggag gattacacagtagtgaagacatCCAGTGAGTGTAAGACACCCAGCAGCTGTCCCCTTGTGTCAGGAGTACTGAGCAGGACTCAGAGCCCCATCACAGTGCCTCCTCTTCACTCACTGATAAatgagagacacaatgatcagaagatcctggaactcaccaacaagatcattcagctattgactggagag gagggggagtatatagaggaacaaaggggtctgtacaaggacgtgatgatggagaatcactggcccctcacatcactgg atgggcccagtaacagagataccccagagagatgttcccgtcctctgtattcccaggattgtacagaggagaatcacaggatcccacaggaggataagGTAG AAGGTCTGtcagatataaaggcagaagatatagagggagaagaagagacgtatgtgactgatataaaggcagaagatatagaggaagaagaagagacgtatgtgactgatataaaggcagaagatacagagggagaagaagagacgtatgtgactgatataaaggcagaagatatagagggagaagaagagacgtatgtgactgatataaagacagaagatatagagggagaagaagagacgtatgtgactgatataaaggcagaagatacagagggagaagaagagatgtatgtgactgatataaaggcagaagatctagagggagaagaagagacgtatgtgaggggtgatcagcagtgtaaggaggaggaaatccctacagatatcagcacag cagatggacacactagcaggaatatctcagaaggacatctaatgttatccccgtatTGGGAAATAAATGATAATGAcaatagacaggattctccaggagataaccccattaccccaattatacatccagctctatcagctggtccctctgattctggggaatgttctcctgatcactctgatattggtgcatctgttacagctctgacagtagatatagagtttccctgttctcttgatgccaaatgttttacacagaacacaaagcgtattacccatcagacagctaaggcaggtgagagcccactgatatgttctgagtgtgggaaatgttttacatacaaatcaaatcttgttaaacatcagagatatcacacaggtgagaaactatttccatgttctgagtgtggaaaacgttttacactgaaatcaagtcttgttatacatcagagaagtcacacaggtgagaaaccattttcatgttctcaGTGTCGGAAATGTTTTACGCAGCAATCAAATctgattacacatcagagaagtcacataggtgagaagccatttccatgttctgagtgtgggaaatgttttacatacaaatcacatcttgttaaacatcagagatatcacacaggtgagaaactatttccatgttctgagtgtggaaaacgttttacactgaaatcaagtctcgttatacatcagagaagtcacacaggtgagaaaccattttcatgtcctgaatgtgggaaatgttttacagtgaaATCACATCTtgatacacatcagagaagtcacacaggtgagaaaccattttcctgttctgaatgtgggaaatgttttgcacataaatcacatcttgttacacatcagagaagtcacacaggtgagaaaccattttcatgttctcattgtcggaaatgttttacacagcaatcaaatctgattacacatcagagaagtcacataggtgagaagccatttccatgttctgagtgtgggaaatgttttacatacaaatcacatcttgttaaacatcagagatatcacacaggtgagaaactatttccatgttctgagtgtggaaaacgtTTTACACTAAAATcaagtcttgttatacatcagagaagtcacacaggtgagaaaccatttccatgtcctgaatgtgggaaatgttttacagtgaaATCACATCTtgatacacatcagagaagtcacacaggtgagaaaccattttcctgttctgaatgtgggaaatgttttgcacataaatcacatcttgttacacatcagagaagtcacacaggtgagaaaccattttcatgttctcaGTGTTGGAAATGTTATACACAGCAATCAAATctgattacacatcagagaagtcacataggtgagaaaccatttccatgttctgagtgtggaaaatgttttaaacggaaatcacatcttgttacacatcagagaaagtcacacaagtga